From Phenylobacterium montanum, the proteins below share one genomic window:
- a CDS encoding ComEC/Rec2 family competence protein, translating to MAWSRLPSAGDVWRGLAEEVRAQTDRAALWTPVAFGAGAAVYLGLKREPPLWPLAVAAAVLIVMAFAVRRWVPNRAAAIFAGLLAVAATGLADAKLHSDMIAAQVVPPGLGVTSIEGFVVDVATPSQTGQRLLIAPVAIGGMDPGRLPLRVRLVSPQGAPYGPGSAIRVVALLDPPPGPAAPGAFDFARDAWFEGLGGVGLAMKPPELVDLPEPPVRLRVVMGLNAVRWSIAQRLADDLHAVLGDDDGGAAGLAVTVATGHEDWLDPESRDDLRYSGLAHMLAIAGLHMAAVSGFAFFALRLAVAAWPWLALRVSGKKVAAAGGLLVVLAYLALSGAHPPARRAAITASVAFIAILCGRRAISLHSLSIAALVILVLQPEVVVQPGFEMSFCATAALVALAEIWPRPQRAKGLPWYLAAPQALRDWLAAMLTVSFVAGAATSPFAIQHFNRIATWGLFANLSADFVASMAMMPALALSVAAESLGLSGPLVHGPVFVAGWAARAIVWLAHLFSTLPGSGRGWPSAPDPALLVSYLGIVFMCLWRGRLRWVGLPLAFAVAFWPRPAPPVAWIASDGADAAIVAHGEEIALKPGKRSYATQLWAQRRNFTLPVSPEAALATAYDCDRQACAPHPGVRPAIAAWWTVRKPKPERLDALCRTADILVLRADVEAPASCSHVLVLRQADFAAGGAAEVFADAAGGYRLVWAQPLRGARPWTGLSGSGG from the coding sequence ATGGCCTGGAGCCGCCTTCCTAGCGCCGGTGATGTCTGGCGCGGCCTGGCGGAGGAGGTCCGGGCCCAGACGGATCGCGCGGCCCTGTGGACGCCGGTGGCGTTCGGCGCCGGGGCGGCGGTCTATCTGGGGCTGAAACGGGAGCCGCCGCTGTGGCCGCTGGCCGTTGCGGCGGCGGTGTTGATCGTGATGGCCTTCGCCGTGCGGCGCTGGGTTCCGAACCGGGCGGCGGCGATTTTCGCCGGCCTGCTGGCGGTGGCGGCGACTGGGTTGGCCGACGCCAAGCTGCACAGCGACATGATCGCTGCGCAGGTGGTTCCGCCCGGGCTGGGGGTGACATCGATCGAAGGCTTCGTGGTCGATGTCGCGACGCCGAGCCAGACGGGTCAGAGGCTCCTGATCGCGCCGGTGGCGATCGGCGGAATGGATCCGGGCCGGTTGCCGCTGCGCGTACGCCTGGTCTCGCCGCAGGGCGCGCCCTATGGCCCCGGGTCGGCGATCCGGGTGGTGGCGCTGCTGGATCCGCCGCCGGGACCGGCCGCGCCCGGCGCCTTCGACTTCGCCCGCGACGCCTGGTTCGAGGGGCTGGGCGGGGTGGGCCTGGCGATGAAGCCGCCGGAGTTGGTGGATTTACCGGAGCCGCCCGTGAGGCTGCGAGTGGTGATGGGGTTGAACGCGGTCCGCTGGAGCATCGCCCAGCGCCTGGCCGACGATCTGCACGCGGTGCTGGGCGACGACGATGGCGGGGCCGCGGGCCTGGCCGTGACCGTGGCCACGGGGCACGAGGACTGGCTGGATCCGGAGAGCCGCGACGATCTGCGCTATTCGGGCCTGGCGCACATGCTGGCCATTGCCGGCCTGCACATGGCCGCCGTCAGCGGCTTCGCCTTCTTCGCCCTGCGCTTGGCTGTCGCCGCCTGGCCGTGGCTGGCCCTGCGGGTCTCGGGCAAGAAGGTCGCCGCCGCCGGCGGGCTTCTGGTCGTGCTGGCCTATCTGGCCCTGTCGGGCGCCCATCCGCCGGCGCGGCGGGCCGCCATCACCGCCTCGGTGGCCTTCATCGCCATCCTCTGCGGCCGGCGGGCCATCAGCCTGCACTCGCTGTCGATCGCCGCCCTGGTGATCTTGGTTCTGCAGCCCGAGGTGGTGGTGCAGCCGGGCTTCGAGATGTCGTTCTGCGCCACCGCCGCCCTGGTGGCCCTGGCCGAGATCTGGCCGCGGCCGCAGCGGGCCAAAGGCCTGCCCTGGTATCTGGCCGCGCCGCAGGCCCTGCGCGACTGGCTCGCAGCCATGCTGACGGTCAGCTTCGTCGCCGGCGCCGCCACCAGCCCCTTCGCCATCCAGCACTTCAACCGCATCGCCACCTGGGGCCTGTTCGCCAACCTCAGCGCCGACTTCGTCGCCAGCATGGCCATGATGCCGGCCCTGGCCCTGTCGGTCGCCGCCGAGAGCCTCGGGCTGTCGGGGCCGCTGGTGCATGGCCCGGTGTTCGTCGCCGGCTGGGCGGCGAGGGCGATCGTCTGGCTGGCGCACCTGTTCTCGACCCTGCCGGGTTCGGGCCGCGGCTGGCCGAGCGCGCCGGACCCGGCGCTGCTGGTCTCCTATCTCGGCATCGTCTTCATGTGCCTCTGGCGCGGGCGCCTGAGGTGGGTCGGCCTGCCCCTGGCCTTCGCCGTCGCCTTCTGGCCGCGGCCCGCCCCGCCGGTGGCCTGGATCGCGTCTGACGGCGCCGACGCCGCCATCGTCGCCCACGGCGAAGAGATCGCGCTGAAACCCGGCAAGCGCAGCTACGCCACCCAGCTCTGGGCCCAGCGGCGCAACTTCACCCTGCCGGTCAGCCCCGAGGCGGCGCTGGCGACGGCCTATGACTGCGACCGCCAGGCCTGCGCCCCGCACCCCGGCGTTCGTCCGGCCATCGCCGCCTGGTGGACGGTGCGCAAGCCGAAGCCGGAGCGGCTGGACGCCCTGTGCCGTACGGCGGATATCCTGGTTCTGCGGGCCGATGTGGAGGCGCCGGCCTCTTGCAGCCATGTTCTGGTGCTGCGCCAAGCCGACTTCGCCGCCGGGGGAGCGGCAGAGGTGTTCGCCGACGCGGCGGGGGGCTATCGCCTGGTCTGGGCCCAGCCCCTGCGCGGAGCCAGGCCCTGGACGGGCCTTAGTGGTAGCGGCGGATGA
- the gltA gene encoding citrate synthase: MNDATVSPTKATLTLNGKTYDLPVLKGSTGPDVVDVRKLYGDADVFTFDPGFTSTASCESAITYIDGDAGILLHRGYPIDELAEKSTFLEVCYLLLNGELPTAAEYEKFETTITRHTMLHAQFDRFFSGFRSDAHPMAIMTGAVGALSAFYHDSINVDDPKQREISAHRLIAKMPTIAARAFKYSVGQPFVTPRNELSYAENFLRMAFSVPAEDWKPNPVLTRAMDRIFILHADHEQNASTSTVRLAGSSGANPFACIAAGIACLWGPSHGGANEEALNMLKEIGSVDRIPEYVQGVKDRKYRLMGFGHRVYKNYDPRAKVMQKTCHEVLDEVGHGDDPLLKVAIELEKIALNDPFFVDRKLYPNIDFYSGITLRAMGFPAEMFTVLFALARTVGWISQWKEMFEDPSRKIGRPRQLYTGPTQRPFIPIDKRA; encoded by the coding sequence ATGAATGACGCGACCGTTTCGCCCACCAAGGCGACCCTGACGCTCAACGGAAAAACCTACGATTTGCCGGTGCTTAAGGGCTCGACCGGCCCGGATGTGGTGGACGTACGCAAGCTCTATGGCGACGCCGACGTGTTCACCTTCGACCCCGGCTTCACCTCCACCGCCTCGTGCGAGAGCGCCATCACCTATATCGACGGCGACGCCGGCATTTTGCTGCACCGCGGCTATCCGATCGACGAGCTGGCGGAAAAGTCGACCTTCCTCGAGGTCTGCTACCTCCTGCTCAACGGCGAACTCCCCACGGCCGCCGAGTACGAGAAGTTCGAAACCACCATCACGCGGCACACCATGCTGCACGCCCAGTTCGACCGCTTCTTCTCGGGCTTCCGGTCGGACGCGCACCCGATGGCGATCATGACCGGCGCGGTCGGCGCCCTGTCGGCCTTCTATCACGACAGCATCAATGTCGATGATCCCAAGCAGCGCGAGATCTCGGCCCACCGGCTGATCGCCAAGATGCCGACCATCGCCGCCCGGGCGTTCAAATATTCGGTCGGGCAGCCGTTCGTCACCCCGCGCAACGAGCTCAGCTACGCCGAGAACTTCCTGCGCATGGCCTTCAGCGTGCCGGCCGAGGACTGGAAGCCGAACCCGGTGCTGACCCGGGCCATGGACCGGATCTTCATCCTGCACGCCGACCACGAGCAGAACGCCTCGACCTCGACCGTGCGCCTGGCCGGCTCGTCGGGCGCCAATCCGTTCGCCTGCATCGCCGCCGGCATCGCCTGCCTCTGGGGCCCCAGCCACGGCGGGGCCAACGAAGAGGCGCTGAACATGCTCAAGGAGATCGGCTCGGTCGACCGCATCCCCGAGTACGTCCAGGGCGTGAAGGACCGCAAGTACCGCCTGATGGGCTTCGGCCACCGCGTCTACAAGAACTACGACCCGCGCGCCAAGGTGATGCAGAAGACCTGCCACGAGGTCTTGGACGAGGTCGGCCACGGCGACGACCCGCTGCTGAAAGTCGCCATCGAGCTGGAAAAGATCGCCCTGAACGATCCCTTCTTCGTCGATCGCAAGCTCTATCCGAACATCGACTTCTATTCGGGCATCACCCTGCGCGCGATGGGCTTCCCGGCCGAGATGTTCACCGTGCTGTTCGCGCTCGCCCGCACCGTCGGCTGGATCAGCCAGTGGAAGGAGATGTTCGAAGATCCCTCCCGCAAGATCGGCCGCCCGCGCCAGCTCTACACCGGCCCGACCCAGCGCCCGTTCATCCCGATCGACAAGCGCGCCTGA
- the gltX gene encoding glutamate--tRNA ligase: MSASSSDRPVVTRIAPSPTGMMHIGTARTALFNWLYARHMGGTFLLRIEDTDRERSTEAAVQVIFDGLDWLGLKPDAPPVFQFARADRHREVVMELLARGGAYRCYMTVEETEAARQEARAEGRAIRSPWRDREEPGSNQPHVIRFKAPLVGETIVHDLVKGDVRFQNKELDDLVLLRSDGAPTYNLAVVVDDHDMGITHVIRGDDHLSNAARQSLIYEAMGWAKPAFAHLPLIHGPDGAKLSKRHGAQSVVEFAEMGYLPEAMRNYLARLGWGHGDDELFTDAQAIGWFDIVDAVSSPSRLDWAKLNFINNHHLRLADVDRLAGLVREVHEERGVHIGAAALEALIRTIPLVRDGAKTMVELADLTLFVLKQRPLALDEKTVKLLTDETRGRLSRLRDHLAGHADWTVPGLEAAIRAFAEAEGVGIGKFGQALRGVLSGGAAAPDLASSLTALTREESLARIDDALSQSQQTV; encoded by the coding sequence ATGTCCGCTTCGTCCTCCGACAGGCCCGTCGTCACCCGTATCGCCCCCTCCCCCACCGGGATGATGCATATTGGCACCGCCCGCACCGCGCTTTTCAACTGGCTATATGCACGCCACATGGGCGGCACGTTCCTGTTGAGGATCGAGGACACCGACCGCGAGCGCTCCACCGAGGCGGCGGTGCAGGTGATCTTCGACGGCCTCGACTGGCTGGGCCTGAAGCCGGACGCCCCGCCGGTGTTCCAGTTCGCCCGCGCCGACCGCCATCGCGAAGTGGTGATGGAGCTTCTGGCCCGCGGCGGCGCTTACCGCTGCTACATGACCGTGGAAGAAACCGAAGCCGCCCGCCAGGAGGCCCGCGCCGAGGGCCGCGCCATCCGCTCGCCCTGGCGCGACCGCGAGGAGCCGGGCAGCAACCAGCCGCACGTGATCCGCTTCAAGGCCCCGCTGGTGGGCGAGACCATCGTCCACGACCTGGTCAAGGGCGACGTGCGCTTCCAGAACAAGGAACTGGACGACCTCGTCCTGCTGCGCTCCGACGGCGCCCCGACCTACAATCTCGCCGTGGTGGTCGACGACCACGACATGGGCATCACCCACGTGATCCGCGGCGACGACCATCTCAGCAACGCTGCGCGCCAGTCGCTGATCTACGAAGCCATGGGCTGGGCCAAGCCGGCCTTCGCCCACCTGCCTCTGATCCACGGGCCGGACGGGGCCAAGCTGTCCAAGCGCCACGGCGCCCAGTCGGTGGTCGAGTTCGCCGAGATGGGCTACCTGCCCGAGGCCATGCGCAACTACCTGGCCCGGCTGGGCTGGGGCCACGGCGACGACGAGCTGTTCACCGACGCCCAGGCGATCGGCTGGTTCGATATCGTGGACGCGGTCTCTTCGCCCTCGCGCCTGGACTGGGCCAAGCTGAACTTCATCAACAACCATCACCTGCGCCTGGCCGATGTCGATCGCTTGGCGGGCCTGGTGCGCGAGGTGCACGAAGAGCGCGGCGTCCACATCGGCGCCGCGGCCCTCGAGGCCCTGATCCGCACCATCCCCCTGGTCCGCGACGGGGCCAAGACCATGGTGGAACTGGCCGATCTGACCCTGTTCGTGCTCAAACAGCGCCCGCTGGCGCTGGACGAAAAGACCGTCAAGCTTTTGACCGACGAGACCCGCGGCCGGTTGTCGCGGCTGCGCGACCATCTCGCCGGCCACGCGGACTGGACCGTTCCCGGCCTCGAAGCCGCCATCCGCGCCTTCGCCGAGGCCGAGGGCGTCGGCATTGGCAAGTTCGGCCAGGCCCTGCGCGGCGTCCTGTCCGGCGGGGCCGCGGCCCCTGACCTCGCCAGCAGCCTGACGGCGCTCACACGCGAGGAGAGCCTGGCCCGGATCGATGATGCTCTTTCGCAGTCGCAGCAGACGGTATAA
- a CDS encoding PPC domain-containing DNA-binding protein, with amino-acid sequence MRTHAVRLTPGTDLLAELQRFTHAHALRAGCILTCVGSLSHARLRMPGAIGEPETFKTFAEPMEILSLSGTLCPDGLHLHITLARHDGACIGGHLVEGCLIHTTAELVIGELTEVAFTRPADPATGYDELSVGPRAG; translated from the coding sequence ATGCGCACCCACGCCGTCCGCCTAACGCCCGGAACCGACCTCCTGGCCGAGCTGCAGCGCTTCACTCACGCGCACGCCCTCCGCGCCGGCTGCATCCTCACCTGCGTCGGCAGCCTCTCCCACGCCCGCCTCAGAATGCCCGGCGCCATCGGCGAGCCCGAGACGTTCAAGACCTTCGCCGAGCCGATGGAGATCCTGTCCCTCAGCGGAACCCTGTGCCCGGACGGCCTGCACCTGCACATCACCCTCGCCCGCCATGACGGCGCCTGCATCGGCGGCCACCTGGTGGAAGGCTGCCTGATCCACACCACCGCCGAACTGGTGATCGGCGAGTTGACCGAGGTGGCGTTCACTAGGCCGGCAGACCCAGCCACGGGGTATGACGAGTTGAGCGTGGGGCCGCGGGCGGGCTGA
- a CDS encoding class I SAM-dependent methyltransferase has protein sequence MVEQRFTFNAIAGDYDARRPGYPAALFEDLAAVAPGRRVLEVGCGTGKATQALAAGGWQVTALDPGPDMLAQAAARIGAGGDVRFVQGTFEAWAPDTDGFDLICAAQAWHWVDPAVGYAKAASLLAPGGVLAIFGNVDLPVPEPLRADFDTAFSAAFDRAPSNAPGAAYKPGGWLAQTFEASGMFGPLQHTAFAHAMEHDAESFPGLVATFSDVQMLAPEKRKRLLADLAQAIERFGGRFTQGLETHLHWATRRG, from the coding sequence GTGGTCGAGCAGAGGTTCACCTTCAACGCCATCGCCGGCGACTACGACGCGCGCCGGCCGGGCTATCCGGCCGCCCTGTTCGAGGACCTGGCGGCGGTCGCGCCCGGGCGGCGGGTGCTGGAGGTGGGCTGCGGCACCGGCAAGGCGACCCAGGCCCTTGCGGCGGGCGGCTGGCAGGTGACCGCCCTGGACCCGGGCCCGGACATGCTGGCCCAGGCGGCGGCGCGCATCGGCGCGGGCGGAGACGTGCGCTTCGTGCAGGGGACCTTCGAAGCCTGGGCGCCCGATACGGACGGCTTCGACCTGATCTGCGCCGCCCAGGCCTGGCACTGGGTCGATCCTGCGGTCGGCTACGCCAAGGCGGCGTCCCTCTTGGCGCCCGGCGGGGTGCTGGCCATCTTCGGCAATGTCGACCTGCCCGTGCCCGAGCCGCTGCGCGCGGACTTCGACACAGCCTTCTCGGCCGCCTTCGACAGGGCGCCCTCGAACGCCCCGGGCGCCGCCTACAAGCCCGGCGGCTGGCTGGCGCAGACCTTCGAGGCCTCGGGGATGTTTGGCCCCCTGCAGCACACGGCCTTTGCCCACGCCATGGAGCACGACGCGGAGAGCTTCCCCGGCCTGGTGGCCACTTTCTCCGACGTGCAGATGCTGGCGCCGGAGAAGCGAAAGCGGCTGCTGGCGGACCTGGCCCAGGCGATCGAGCGGTTCGGCGGCCGCTTCACGCAAGGGCTGGAGACGCATTTGCACTGGGCGACGAGGCGGGGATAG